In one window of Acidobacteriota bacterium DNA:
- the murQ gene encoding N-acetylmuramic acid 6-phosphate etherase, translated as MAQTSKWESLPTEAINPNSLRLDTASIGDIVDLMVNEDRKVVAAVHREKDRIIAGVQMITESFRKGGRLIFVGAGTSGRLGVVEATEMPQTFGVPTARVSAVMAGGKDAVFQPKEGVEDDYEEGSRAVARLKPQKRDIIIGISASGVTPFVRGALTSARKAGLRIIFVTCWPGSELQTFVDLIIAPAVGPEVLTGSTRLKAGTATKMVLNMLTTIAMVRVGKTYGNLMVDVLATSDKLKDRARRIIATATGVDYDTAGKLLKSAKNDVKAAIVMQRTGLSLTEALATLRNAHDSVREAVGEDAEPRLRVLLGLDRTPDKVEKTDKSEKSEKK; from the coding sequence CGCCTCCATCGGCGACATCGTCGACCTGATGGTGAACGAGGACCGGAAGGTCGTGGCGGCCGTCCACCGCGAGAAGGACCGGATCATCGCCGGCGTGCAGATGATCACGGAGTCGTTCCGCAAGGGCGGCCGACTCATCTTCGTCGGCGCGGGCACGAGCGGACGCCTCGGCGTGGTGGAAGCCACCGAGATGCCGCAGACGTTCGGCGTCCCCACCGCGCGTGTCAGCGCCGTGATGGCCGGCGGCAAGGACGCCGTCTTCCAGCCGAAGGAAGGCGTCGAGGACGACTACGAGGAAGGCTCGCGCGCCGTGGCGCGCCTGAAGCCGCAGAAGCGCGACATCATCATCGGGATTTCGGCGAGCGGCGTGACGCCGTTCGTGCGCGGCGCGCTCACCAGCGCGCGCAAGGCGGGCCTGCGCATCATCTTCGTGACGTGCTGGCCGGGCAGCGAGCTCCAGACCTTCGTCGATCTCATCATCGCGCCCGCCGTCGGCCCCGAGGTGCTCACCGGGTCCACACGTCTCAAGGCGGGCACGGCGACCAAGATGGTGCTCAACATGCTCACCACGATTGCGATGGTGCGCGTGGGCAAGACGTACGGCAACCTGATGGTCGACGTCCTCGCGACGAGCGACAAACTCAAGGACCGTGCGCGCCGGATCATCGCCACAGCCACCGGCGTGGACTACGACACGGCCGGCAAACTGCTCAAGTCGGCGAAGAACGACGTGAAGGCCGCCATCGTGATGCAACGGACCGGACTGTCGCTGACCGAAGCGCTCGCCACACTGCGCAACGCGCACGACTCCGTGCGCGAAGCCGTGGGTGAGGATGCCGAACCGCGCCTCCGCGTGCTGCTCGGGCTCGACAGGACACCCGACAAGGTCGAGAAGACCGACAAGTCCGAGAAGTCCGAGAAGAAGTAG
- the nagB gene encoding glucosamine-6-phosphate deaminase has product MIISLCDDSHDVADLAAQRVADLLHASPRTVLGLPTGRTPILMYDRLAERHAAGALDFARATTFNLDEFVGIGESHEGSYRAYMRRYLFDRVNIADGEGHVLDGLAPDADVECARFEDRIAAAGGIDLMILGLGANGHIGFNEPAATLQARTHRVRLLEPSRKANAGFFGGDPAQVPVEAMTMGMGTILKSRRILILVTGAEKAETLAATINGPVTTQLPASFLQLHGDVEVICDREAGNAIR; this is encoded by the coding sequence GTGATCATCTCGCTTTGTGACGACTCCCACGACGTGGCCGATCTCGCGGCGCAACGCGTCGCCGATCTGCTGCACGCGTCGCCGCGCACCGTGCTGGGCCTGCCCACCGGCCGCACGCCGATCCTGATGTACGACCGCCTCGCGGAGCGCCACGCCGCCGGCGCGCTCGACTTCGCGCGGGCGACCACGTTCAACCTCGACGAGTTCGTGGGCATCGGCGAGTCGCACGAGGGGAGCTACCGCGCGTACATGCGCCGCTACCTCTTCGATCGCGTGAACATCGCCGACGGCGAGGGACACGTGCTGGACGGACTCGCGCCCGACGCCGACGTGGAGTGCGCGCGCTTCGAAGATCGGATCGCCGCGGCTGGCGGGATCGACCTGATGATCCTCGGCCTCGGGGCCAACGGCCACATCGGCTTCAACGAGCCCGCCGCCACGCTGCAGGCACGTACGCATCGCGTGCGCCTGCTCGAGCCATCGCGCAAGGCCAACGCCGGATTCTTCGGCGGCGATCCCGCGCAGGTGCCCGTCGAGGCGATGACGATGGGGATGGGGACGATCCTGAAGTCGCGCCGGATCCTGATTCTGGTGACCGGTGCGGAGAAGGCAGAGACGCTGGCCGCGACGATCAACGGCCCGGTGACGACGCAACTGCCCGCGTCGTTCCTGCAACTGCACGGCGACGTCGAAGTGATCTGCGATCGTGAAGCCGGCAACGCGATTCGCTGA